One segment of Alnus glutinosa chromosome 2, dhAlnGlut1.1, whole genome shotgun sequence DNA contains the following:
- the LOC133860676 gene encoding CSC1-like protein At3g21620, whose translation MATLKDIEVAAAINILTAFAFFVAFAFLRLQPINDRVYFPKWYLKGLRNSPLGTGAFVGKFVNLDFRSYVRFLSWMPDALQMPEPELINHAGLDSAVYLRIYLVGLKIFVPIAFLAFAVMVPVNWTNGTLEHSDLVYSDIDKLSISNIPIGSCRFWTHLVMAYAFTFWTCYVLKKEYEIVASMRLHFLASEQRRPDQFTVLVRNVPPDPDESVNELVEHFFLVNHPEHYLTYQVVYNANKLSDLVKEKKKMRNWLDFYQLKCSRNQSKRPSTKTGFLGLWGERVDAIDFYTSKIERQSEAIASERDKIMNNPKSIMPAAFVSFKTRWGAAVSAQTQQSRNPTIWLTEWAPEPCDVYWDNLAIPYVSLTIRRLIVAVAFFFLAFFFMIPIAFVQSLANIEGIEKAVPFLRPIIELKGVKSFIQGFLPGIALKIFLIFLPSILMLMSKFEGFISISGLERRSATRYYIFQFINVFLGSIITGTAFQQLHNFMNQSANDIPKTIGVSIPMKATFFITYIMVDGWAGIAGEILRLKPLIIYHLKNFFLVKTEKDREEAMDPGSLGFNTGEPQIQLYFLLGLVYAVVTPVLLPFIIVFFGLAYMVYRHQIINVYNQEYESAAAFWPDVHGRIIVALIVSQLLLMGLLSTKEAAQSTPLLIALPVLTIWFHMFCKGRYEPAFVRYPLQEAMMKDTLERAREPNLNLKGFLQNAYIHPVFKKGDDSESDAASEDSDEGPNLIPTKRQSRRNTPLPSKHSGSSSSLLPEAVQEH comes from the exons ATGGCTACACTTAAGGATATAGAAGTTGCAGCAGCTATCAATATCCTCACTGCATTTGCTTTCTTTGTGGCATTTGCCTTTCTTCGGCTTCAACCCATCAATGATAGGGTGTACTTTCCAAAATGGTATCTGAAGGGTTTAAGGAACAGTCCACTGGGCACCGGCGCATTTGTGGGCAAGTTTGTCAATTTGGACTTCAGGTCTTATGTCAGGTTTTTGAGTTGGATGCCTGATGCATTGCAAATGCCAGAACCTGAGCTAATTAACCATGCAGGGTTGGATTCTGCTGTTTACTTGAGGATCTACTTAGTAGG GCTAAAAATTTTTGTTCCTATCGCATTCCTGGCTTTTGCAGTCATGGTACCTGTCAATTGGACCAATGGCACCTTGGAGCACTCAGATTTAGTATACAGTGACATAGATAAGCTTTCTATTTCAAACATCCCAATTGGATCTTGCAG ATTTTGGACCCATTTGGTAATGGCATATGCTTTTACCTTCTGGACATGCTATGTTTTAAAGAAGGAGTATGAGATAGTTGCGTCAATGAGGTTGCATTTTCTTGCATCAGAACAGCGGCGCCCTGATCAGTTCACA GTACTTGTAAGAAATGTGCCACCAGATCCAGACGAGTCAGTTAATGAGCTTGTGGAGCACTTTTTCTTGGTCAACCATCCTGAACACTATCTTACTTATCAG GTAGTTTACAATGCAAACAAACTTTCTGATTTagtcaaagagaagaaaaaaatgcgAAACTGGCTTGACTTCTATCAACTTAAATGTTCCAGAAATCAATCTAAGAGGCCTTCAACAAAG ACTGGTTTTCTAGGTCTATGGGGAGAGAGGGTGGATGCAATTGACTTCTATACATCTAAGATTGAAAGACAATCAGAAGCG ATTGCCTCAGAGAGAGATAAGATTATGAACAATCCTAAATCAATCATGCCAGCAGCATTTGTTTCCTTCAAAACTCGATGGGGTGCAGCTGTTTCTGCACAAACTCAACAGTCCAGGAATCCTACTATATGGTTAACTGAGTGGGCTCCAGAGCCCTGTGATGTATATTGGGATAACTTGGCAATTCCATATGTTTCTCTCACAATTAGGAGGCTTATTGTTGCTgttgctttcttcttccttgCCTTCTTTTTCATGATCCCCATTGCATTTGTACAGTCGCTTGCAAATATTGAGGGTATTGAGAAAGCAGTCCCTTTTCTAAGGCCTATAATCGAATT AAAAGGCGTAAAGTCATTTATCCAAGGTTTCCTTCCAGGGATTGCTTTGAagatttttctcatttttctacCCTCAATATTGATGCTGATGTCAAAATTTGAAGGATTTATTAGCATATCTGGTCTAGAGAGGAGATCTGCAACTAGATATTATATTTTCCAATTTATCAATGTCTTTCTTGGGAGCATAATTACTGGAACTGCATTTCaacaactgcataatttcaTGAACCAGTCAGCAAATGA TATCCCAAAGACGATTGGTGTGTCCATTCCAATGAAGGCAACTTTCTTCATAACTTACATAATGGTTGATGGGTGGGCTGGTATTGCTGGAGAGATTTTAAGGTTGAAGCCGTTGATAATTTATCacttaaaaaatttctttttggtgaAGACTGAAAAGGATAGGGAAGAGGCAATGGATCCTGGAAGCCTTGGTTTCAACACTGGCGAACCTCAAATACAACTTTATTTCTTACTTGGCCTTGTTTATGCTGTGGTGACTCCTGTTTTGCTTCCTTTCATCATAGTATTCTTTGGCTTGGCATATATGGTGTATCGTCATCAG ATTATAAATGTCTACAATCAGGAGTACGAGAGTGCTGCTGCATTCTGGCCTGATGTCCATGGGCGCATAATAGTTGCCCTAATTGTCTCACAGTTGCTACTAATGGGATtattaagtacaaaagaagcTGCTCAGTCAACTCCATTGCTCATCGCACTCCCAGTGTTGACCATATGGTTTCATATGTTCTGCAAAGGCCGTTACGAACCTGCTTTTGTTAGATATCCATTACAG GAAGCAATGATGAAAGATACCCTGGAACGTGCAAGGGAGCCAAACCTGAACTTGAAGGGCTTCCTTCAAAATGCATACATTCACCCAGTTTTCAAGAAAGGAGATGATAGTGAGAGTGATGCAGCTTCAGAAGACTCGGATGAGGGACCGAACCTCATCCCAACGAAGCGCCAATCTCGAAGGAATACACCATTGCCCAGCAAACATAGCGGTTCATCATCATCCCTTCTGCCTGAAGCTGTTCAGGAGCATTGA
- the LOC133861802 gene encoding glycosyltransferase BC10-like, which produces MTKKKASSSPIRHVVRLFSRLTIFLCVLLCLLAFLMLHHSQSKLQTPIFPSPTTRRLRDDHHFEGPSKIAFLFLVRRDLPLDFLWGAFFKNGDEAKFSIYIHSEPGFVFDETTASSAFFYGRQLKNSIQVVWGELSMIEAERLLLDKALDDPANQRFVLLSDSCVPLYNFSYIYNKVMSSPKSFVDSFLDAKERRYNPKMSPTIPEEKWRKGSQWITLVRRHAEIIVDDDIIFPVFRKFCKRRRRPPINSMKRRQLLNFLAIDFRFLFPWLKHHNCIPDEHYVPTLLAMRGLEGELERRTLTYTSWNQSAMREKRRSWHPITFDYADANPHKIKEIKDINHVYYESEHRTEFCRINSKLSPCFLFARKFTCRAAIRLSNEGLLSPYITHTISNTRPWMTSLNLKRKGNQDM; this is translated from the exons ATGACAAAGAAGAAAGCATCATCATCACCCATACGCCACGTCGTGAGGCTTTTCTCAAGGCTCACGATCTTTCTATGTGTCCTGCTTTGTCTGTTGGCTTTTCTCATGCTGCACCACTCTCAGTCCAAGCTCCAAACACCAATCTTTCCTTCTCCAACCACTCGTAGATTACGTGATGATCATCACTTTGAAGGCCCTTCAAAGATTGCCTTTCTCTTCCTTGTTCGCCGAGACCTTCCTCTTGATTTTCTCTGGGGTGCCTTCTTCAAG AATGGAGATGAAGCCAAGTTCTCTATTTATATTCATTCGGAGCCCGGTTTTGTGTTTGATGAGACGACAGCAAGTTCAGCATTCTTTTATGGCCGACAGTTAAAAAATAGCATTCAG GTAGTATGGGGAGAATTAAGTATGATAGAGGCAGAACGGTTATTACTTGATAAAGCTCTTGATGATCCAGCCAACCAGAGATTTGTTCTTCTCTCTGATAG TTGTGTCCCTTTGTACAACTTTAGTTACATCTACAATAAGGTGATGTCTTCTCCAAAAAGTTTTGTGGACAG CTTTCTTGATGCCAAAGAACGTCGCTACAATCCCAAGATGTCGCCTACTATACCGGAGGAAAAATGGCGAAAAGGATCCCAG TGGATCACTTTGGTTAGAAGACACGCAGAAATTATCGTGgatgatgacattatttttccTGTCTTCAGGAAATTTTGCAAG CGACGGCGGCGGCCACCTATAAACTCGATGAAGAGAAGGCAACTTCTAAACTTTCTT GCCATTGATTTCAGATTTCTATTCCCATGGCTGAAGCACCACAACTGTATTCCAGATGAACATTACGTGCCGACATTACTTGCA ATGAGAGGGCTTGAAGGCGAACTTGAAAGAAGAACATTGACCTACACCTCATGGAATCAGTCTGcaatgagagagaaaagaagatctTGGCACCCTATCACGTTCGATTATGCAGATGCAAACCCtcataaaatcaaagaaataaag GATATCAACCATGTCTACTATGAGTCCGAACACCGGACTGAATTCTGCAGAATCAATTCTAAACTTAGTCCGTGTTTCTTATTTGCAAGAAAGTTCACATGTCGAGCGGCCATCCGCCTTTCGAATGAAGGATTACTCAGTCCATACATTACTCATACAATATCAAATACAAGGCCATGGATGACCTCATTAAACTTGAAAAGAAAAGGTAACCAAGATATGTAA
- the LOC133860677 gene encoding uncharacterized protein LOC133860677 yields the protein MDEVITVADATRTTSSATATPTSLLPSNLPLLSALLACALAQFLKLFTTWYKEKRWDSKRMLDSGGMPSSHSATVTALAVAIGLLEGTGGPAFAIAVVLACVVMYDASGVRLHAGRQAELLNQIVCELPTEHPLSNIRPLRDSLGHTPLQVVAGAVLGCIVAYLMRNSK from the exons ATGGACGAGGTGATCACTGTAGCGGACGCGACCCGAACGACGTCGTCAGCGACAGCAACACCAACGTCCTTGCTACCTTCGAACCTGCCTCTCCTCTCGGCCCTCCTCGCCTGCGCTCTCGCCCAGTTTCTCAAGCTCTTCACCACCTG GTATAAAGAAAAGAGATGGGATTCTAAAAGGATGCTTGATTCTGGTGGAATGCCTTCATCGCATTCCGCAACTGTGACGGCTCTAGCAGTGGCTATAGGCCTACTGGAAGGAACGGGAGGACCGGCTTTTGCCATTGCAGTGGTCTTGGCATGTGTT GTGATGTATGATGCCTCAGGGGTCAGACTTCACGCCGGTCGCCAAGCTGAA TTGCTGAATCAAATTGTGTGTGAGCTTCCTACAGAACATCCTTTATCCAACATAAGACCACTACGTGATTCACTTGGGCATACTCCACTTCAG GTTGTTGCTGGGGCTGTGTTGGGATGCATAGTAGCGTATCTGATGAGAAACTCTAAGTAG